In Longimicrobium sp., the DNA window GGGGGTACTACCACGCGGTGTGGATCTTCTTCGTGTTCCTGGGCGGCTTCTTCGTGCACTCCATCGCCGCCGTGCTGATCTTTCTGCTGGTGCCCACCGCGCGCGCCGAACGGATCTCGCCCGTGTTCAAGCACTGGCGGGGCTCGCGCCGGCTGCGCGCCTGGGCCGAGTTCGCGGGCGGCCTCGGCTTTCACGCCGCCGTGTGGTGGGCGCTGGGGTTCGAGGCGTGGCTGGGGGCGCTGGGGCTGCCGCTTGCGGTGTTCGCCTGGGTGTGGTCGCTGCTCCTGTACGTGTACCACTACGACACCACGGTGGGCCCCGACGTGCGCCACAACGTGCGCTCGCTTCCGCGGCAGCGGTTCTTTTCGTGGCTGCTGCTGAACTTCAACGAGCACGCCACGCACCATTACGACCCCAACATCCCCTGGCACCAGCTGCCGGACCGCCGCCACATCCTCCCCGAGGCGTACCACCACAACCAGGGCGTCACCTCGCTCTGGCAGGCCATCTGGCAGCAGACGAAGGGGCCTCACATCGAGGAGATCGCCGAGGTCGGCGAATTTTCGGTGGACCTGGGGCTGATGCGCAGATGAAGATCCGCCCCGCGCAGCCGGGCGACGTGGATGGGATGCTGCGGATCAAGCGGGAACTGAAGCTGGATTCCACGGGAGATGCGCCCGGTGGCGGCTTTCTGCTGGGCGCCACG includes these proteins:
- a CDS encoding fatty acid desaturase, translating into ETFLVFGILMAASIACLGWESPARWLVLAGLIVAQGLWLDRMYIAAHEAIHKKLFPDHPALNDALGTLLLLPVAAPFTVYRKIHFFHHGHNRRDARTANLDTFPTTRPLTPLRRGYYHAVWIFFVFLGGFFVHSIAAVLIFLLVPTARAERISPVFKHWRGSRRLRAWAEFAGGLGFHAAVWWALGFEAWLGALGLPLAVFAWVWSLLLYVYHYDTTVGPDVRHNVRSLPRQRFFSWLLLNFNEHATHHYDPNIPWHQLPDRRHILPEAYHHNQGVTSLWQAIWQQTKGPHIEEIAEVGEFSVDLGLMRR